From Terriglobales bacterium, one genomic window encodes:
- a CDS encoding serine protease has translation MLLGLLAPAWGQSSDNKSVIGLQVSLQDSISRLNRSLVGIVAIGSGGPMIVGTGFIIADDGTFVTAAHVLRQPPGLQIRALIRLGAAGQKAAEFEKLGDDAERDIAICRIVAEHGMRPPMVPLPLADSSRSAAGTLVVSSGFPLASERPSSHLGIVSTDSAGDQYVEIAVMVNEGESGAPVMRLDDGKVIGMVSSVRIASTYAGAGHGAEDQNAGLALAAPAEWVTSLLHKAIPQAPGPR, from the coding sequence ATGTTGCTGGGCTTGCTTGCTCCGGCGTGGGGACAGAGCAGCGACAACAAAAGCGTGATCGGCCTGCAGGTCTCGCTGCAGGATTCCATCTCCAGACTGAATCGATCGCTGGTCGGGATTGTGGCCATCGGCAGCGGTGGTCCCATGATTGTGGGCACCGGGTTCATCATTGCCGACGACGGAACGTTCGTAACGGCGGCGCACGTGCTGCGGCAGCCACCCGGGCTGCAGATCCGGGCGCTCATCCGGCTCGGCGCGGCTGGGCAGAAAGCGGCAGAGTTCGAGAAGTTAGGCGACGATGCAGAACGCGACATCGCCATCTGCCGGATCGTAGCGGAGCACGGAATGCGGCCGCCCATGGTCCCGCTCCCACTGGCGGACAGCAGCCGGTCCGCGGCGGGCACGCTGGTGGTGAGCAGCGGATTCCCCCTGGCCTCGGAGCGGCCGAGTTCTCATCTAGGAATCGTGTCGACCGATTCTGCCGGCGACCAGTACGTCGAGATCGCGGTGATGGTGAACGAGGGTGAAAGCGGCGCGCCAGTGATGCGCCTTGACGATGGCAAAGTCATCGGGATGGTTTCCTCGGTGCGCATCGCCTCGACTTATGCGGGCGCCGGGCACGGCGCCGAGGACCAGAACGCCGGGCTGGCCCTGGCAGCGCCGGCGGAGTGGGTCACCAGTCTCCTGCACAAAGCAATCCCGCAGGCGCCCGGCCCCCGCTGA
- a CDS encoding tetratricopeptide repeat protein, producing the protein MPSAPVGMGQDVTPEQLKHMAEKQAEPLIASLKASPKDPQLLARIGNIYYDTQQYKTAIDYYSKALQVRPDDPNIRTDMATAYWYLRDVDRALAEFDKSLTYSPTHPGTLLNKGVVLWQGRNDTKGAVASWQKLLDTNPGFPDRQKIVELIARAKEHTGRGGAPRS; encoded by the coding sequence ATGCCAAGCGCCCCGGTGGGAATGGGTCAGGACGTCACCCCCGAGCAGTTGAAGCACATGGCCGAGAAGCAGGCCGAGCCTCTGATCGCTTCGCTGAAAGCCTCCCCCAAAGATCCGCAATTGCTCGCCCGCATTGGCAACATCTACTACGACACGCAGCAGTACAAGACCGCGATCGACTACTACAGCAAGGCGCTCCAAGTCCGTCCCGACGACCCCAATATCCGCACCGACATGGCGACCGCCTATTGGTACCTGCGCGACGTGGACCGGGCCCTGGCCGAGTTCGACAAGTCCCTCACCTACAGCCCCACCCATCCTGGTACCTTGCTCAATAAGGGCGTCGTCTTGTGGCAGGGCCGGAACGATACCAAGGGCGCGGTGGCCTCCTGGCAGAAGCTCTTGGACACCAATCCCGGTTTCCCCGACAGGCAGAAGATCGTAGAACTGATCGCCCGCGCCAAGGAGCACACGGGGCGCGGCGGAGCACCCCGGAGCTAG